Proteins co-encoded in one Gadus morhua chromosome 6, gadMor3.0, whole genome shotgun sequence genomic window:
- the atxn2 gene encoding ataxin-2 isoform X10, with amino-acid sequence MFKYNEEKYGVLSTYDSSLSTYTVPLERDNSEEFLKREARAAQLAEEIEASSTYKARVALENDERSEEDKYTAVMRGEREAHALSRENKYIPPGQRNREALSWGAGRQNSPRLVQSSAGPPPPRPGAHDYSPSAGADQRVVNGGPSHWPSPCPSPSSRPPSRYQSGASSLPPRAATPTRPPSRPPSRPSRPSSHSSYPSYPSSSSSSAHHGLAPPGSTLPKRMSSEGPPRMSPKSQRTPRAHRVPPCRTSAGVDFMSHNAPGEVPVTQQSRSSSSGGTWSSVVSGVHRPRSPRQNNMGGASPGPASVAAAQAGAAPMEASAPPPVASSPAAATPTPGTGAGPAAEGKESRVQETRQTSPTANKENIKPLDSTPSITRAVCKGPPSMAQDHRKQIDNLKKFSVDFRLQSSSNAEPAFDQMKPGDKPKDPPLDKASALGQEGGGDEGAAAAPGSAQGPPASAGKPGSPAVSAAAAASSSPAGADQKRPGPDVTSQGVQTTSPSTFTKAEGREEKKEAVHEQVKKSTLNPNAHEFKPRFNAQPKPANTPTPPRPQGQPSPSIVVQQPPAVYSQVCFPQMYPLTPVSPGVQKSIIWKSPAMYHIQMPHMAVSQSKPYRPGKVPNMPQQRSDQHHPPGTPNMMHPVTAAAPPLVAQNPAYSAQYFTCSPQQFASQPLVQQMPHYQAQAQHVFNPVMQGSARMMAPPTHGQPGMVSSSTTQYAEQTHTMYVSPGPMPQQYPHPNATLHPHPQHPQPSATPTGQGPQGGQHGGPPSHQAASPVQHSQHQQAAAAAAAAQALHMANQAPQQQMYSPLAPSNPAMNQGPNPQSPQATFPTGQQTLYLHPQQVPHGYNPNHMAHVQQAHMQSGMVQSHHGAPGHPPMMLMATQGPGGPQPQMPQNALNPIPVSSTTHFSYLAHPQVQAHHQQQL; translated from the exons ggttccCCTGGAGCGGGACAACTCGGAGGAGTTCCTGAAGCGGGAGGCGCGCGCGGCCCAGCTGGCGGAAGAGATCGAGGCCAGCTCCACGTACAAGGCCCGCGTGGCGCTGGAGAACGACGAGCGGTCCGAGGAGGACAAGTACACGGCGGTGATGCGCGGGGAGCGGGAGGCGCACGCGCTCAGCAG AGAGAACAAGTACATTCCCCCCGgccagaggaacagagaggctTTGTCTTGGGGCGCGGGGCGTCAGAACTCCCCACGCCTGGTCCAGAGCTCCGCCGGACCCCCGCCGCCTCGCCCGGGAGCCCACGACTACAGCCCCAGCGCTGGGGCGGATCAGCGTGTGGTCAACGGAG GTCCATCCCATTGGCCCTCGCCCTGTCCATCTCCTtcctcccgccccccctctcGTTACCAGTCTGGTGcatcctccctgcctccccggGCCGCCACGCCCACCAGGCCTCCTTCCAGACCCCCCTCCCGACCTTCCAGACCTTCCTCCCATTCCTCTTACCCCTCCTAtccttcctcctcatcttcctcggCCCATCATGGGCTGGCGCCGCCAGGCTCCACTCTGCCCAAACGCATGTCTTCGGAAG GTCCACCAAGGATGTCTCCAAAGTCCCAGCGGACTCCCCGCGCCCACAGAGTACCCCCTTGCCGGACCAGTGCAGGAGTGGACTTCATGTCCCACAATGCCCCTGGAGAGGTTCCCGTCACCCAGCAGTCTAGGAGTAGCTCCTCTGGCGGAACGTGGTCCTCTGTGGTCAGTGGAG TCCACAGACCTCGCTCCCCCCGTCAGAACAACATGGGCGGAGCCTCCCCAGGCCCCGCCTCCGTGGCCGCAGCCCAGGCAGGTGCAGCTCCAATGGAGGCGTCCGCCCCCCCACCGGTGGCGTCCTCTCCTGCCGCTGCTACCCCCACCCCTGGCACGGGGGCCGGTCCCGCTGCAGAAG GGAAAGAGAGCCGGGTCCAGGAGACGAGACAGACGTCGCCCACGGCGAATAAGGAGAACATCAAGCCCCTTGACAGCACCCCTAGTATAACTAGAGCTGTGTGTAAAG GACCACCTTCCATGGCTCAAGACCACAGAAAACAAATAGACAATTTAAAGAAATTTAGCGTAGACTTTAGG TTGCAGTCCAGCTCTAACGCCGAACCTGCGTTCGACCAGATGAAACCCGGGGACAAGCCCAAGGACCCCCCCCTAGACAAGGCCTCCGCTCTGGGCCAGGAGGGCGGCGGTGACGAGGGGGCGGCCGCGGCCCCCGGCTCTGCCCAGGGCCCTCCCGCCTCAGCCGGTAAGCCGGGCAGCCCCGCCGtgtctgccgccgccgccgcctcctcctcccccgccggGGCCGACCAGAAGAGGCCAGGGCCGGACGTGACCTCGCAGGGGGTCCagaccacctccccctccaccttcaccaAGGCCGAGGGccgggaggagaagaaggaggcggTGCACGA GCAGGTGAAGAAGTCCACTTTGAACCCCAACGCCCACGAGTTCAAGCCTCGGTTCAACGCCCAG CCCAAGCCCGCCAACACCCCCACGCCCCCACGGCCGCAGGGCCAGCCCAGCCCCTCCATCGTGGTGCAGCAGCCCCCTGCGGTGTACAGCCAGGTCTGCTTCCCCCAGATGTACCCGCTCACGCCCGTCAGCCCTGGAGTGCAG AAAAGCATAATCTGGAAG TCTCCGGCCATGTACCACATCCAGATGCCCCACATGGCGGTCAGCCAGTCCAAACCTTACAGACCAGGTAAAG TACCCAACATGCCCCAGCAGAGGTCAGACCAGCACCACCCTCCCGGCACGCCCAACATGATGCACCCGGTCACGGCGGCGGCACCGCCCCTCGTAGCGCAGAACCCCGCCTACTCTGCGCAGTACTTCACCTGCAGCCCGCAGCAGTTTGCCAGCCAGCCCCTGGTGCAGCAGATGCCCCACTACCAGGCCCAG gCTCAGCATGTGTTCAACCCGGTGATGCAGGGCAGCGCCAGGATGATGGCTCCGCCCACCCATGGCCAGCCCGGCATGGTGTCGTCCTCCACCACGCAGTACGCtgagcagacacacaccatgtaTG TGTCGCCAGGGCCCATGCCCCAGCAGTACCCCCACCCCAAtgccaccctccacccccaccctcagcaCCCTCAGCCCTCGGCCACGCCCACGGGCCAGGGCCCACAGGGCGGGCAACACGGAGGGCCCCCCAGCCACCAGGCCGCCAGCCCCGTCCAGCACTCGCAGCACCAGCAGGCGGCAGCAG cggcggcggcggcccaggCTCTCCACATGGCCAACCAGGCCCCCCAGCAGCAGATGTACTCGCCGCTGGCCCCCAGCAACCCGGCGATGAACCAGGGCCCTAACCCCCAGTCGCCCCAGGCCACCTTCCCCACCGGCCAGCAGACGTTGTACCTCCACCCTCAGCAGGTGCCGCACGGCTACAACCCCAACCACATGGCGCACGTCCAACAG GCTCATATGCAGTCGGGCATGGTGCAGTCCCACCACGGCGCGCCCGGCCACCCCCCCATGATGCTGATGGCCACGCAGGGCCCAGGGGGGCCCCAGCCCCAGATGCCCCAGAACGCCCTGAACCCCatccccgtctcctccaccaCGCACTTCTCCTACCTGGCACACCCACAAG TGCAGGCTCATCACCAGCAGCAGTTGTAG